A genomic stretch from Microplitis mediator isolate UGA2020A chromosome 10, iyMicMedi2.1, whole genome shotgun sequence includes:
- the LOC130675596 gene encoding hypoxia-inducible factor 1-alpha isoform X2, protein MMESKKKLKEKRRSNDKRKEKSRDAARCRRSRETDIFVNMAAALPISPDETAHLDKSSVMRLAIAYLKIRSVATALEKPLAKIESTIEGDEFFPQALDGFMLVLASNGDMVYLSENVSEYLGISQLDMMGQSVYDYSHPCDHDEIREFLLMKPKDIDEKCSCNFFIRLKCTLTNKGKKVNLKSASYKVIHCTGRPMVTSGIAMNDGKMNGESWETSSLGSEDQNECETETSQLSSGVALVMVGCPIPHPSNIEIPLGRQTFLSKHNLNMKFTYADERLAEHFGWSNNELIGKSIFELHHALDNHALDKSFKCLFSKGQCETVAYRFLGRTGGYAWVVTQATLIHCTKKRKPLSIVCVNYILSDIEYGDEVYSICQLEARNSLNNLKKAKTVDEEIIRSSEIQNNYDSIKSIEKVSSPSIPYQLTEDGDLIVSEEHARPLVPVSSEIENKLTDSKKWLFQNKPVIDYNLNQTRRSKLDNSSIESVFDQDTPLSIANRSSPHTATASIFAPRTEDMNKGFLTFSDDQPGLTMLKDEPEDLTHLAPTPGDVCVPLEDTPFLSDMLDEFMFGSENYCTLLSPIIPTELPDSHTELIEDTIKKHDNFGDTLENDPFFCRNSSPVLDSSQSSTNFYSHSPSKSPELFSTNSLHSSDIDNVAVGSGISEDELLMLNIDEVIADDELVSRAPYIPMSDQDEALQLLISDNMVMWGPTQPPDKSNWNIKRDRSDYYKESSLAKLLKNDNDQDKHEYVIAMDPDQMLDQTSKIGHKRSNKRLHETSSLNTEDTNKRMKYQNMMRDTSPTSITVTKPSETNLSHVVESTAGVNGVKRKSPRIDDIKNSNNKRSKMRLLQQLIEEHELSTTMKSGKLNHLVDGMEHFQRNDIAGDIDGDSENLQERQSNSVLMNLLISGCDKIYVELPTLLEDISINGDH, encoded by the exons ATGATGGAgtccaaaaaaaagttgaaggaAAAAAGAAG GAGCAATGACAAAAGGAAAGAAAAATCACGAGATGCAGCGAGATGTCGGAGAAGTCGTGAAACAGATATCTTTGTAAACATGGCAGCAGCGTTACCTATTTCCCCTGATGAAACAGCTCACTTAGACAAATCAAGTGTGATGAGATTAGCAATcgcgtatttaaaaattcgtagtGTTGCCACTGCCTTAGAGAAACCTTTGGCAAAAATAGAATCAACAATTGAAGGGGACGAATTTTTCCCTCAAGCTTTGGATGGATTTATGCTAGTTCTTGCCAGCAATGGAGACATGGTTTATCTATCTGAGAATGTTAGTGAATATCTAGGAATCTCGCAGTTGGATATGATGGGCCAGAGTGTTTATGATTACAGTCATCCCTGTGATCATGATGAAATAAGAgagtttttattaatgaaaccCAAAGACATTGATGAAAAATgttcttgtaattttttcatacgacTCAAATGCACGTTAACTAATAAAGGGAAGAAAGTTAATCTCAAAAGTGCTTCTTACAAa GTAATTCATTGCACTGGGCGCCCAATGGTTACTTCTGGTATTGCGATGAATGACGGAAAAATGAATGGTGAATCCTGGGAAACATCTAGTTTAGGAAGTGAAGATCAAAATGAATGCGAAACAGAAACTTCGCAATTATCATCTGGTGTTGCATTAGTTATGGTGGGGTGCCCTATACCTCACCCAAGTAATATTGAGATACCTCTTGGACGTCAAACATTCTTATCTAAACACAATCTTAATATGAAGTTTACTTATGCTGATGAAAG ATTGGCAGAACATTTCGGCTGGAGTAATAATGAGTTGATCGGTAAATCAATTTTCGAACTTCATCATGCTCTTGATAACCATGCTCTTGACAAATCTTTTAAATGCC taTTCAGCAAAGGACAATGTGAAACTGTAGCATATCGATTTCTCGGCAGGACTGGTGGCTACGCGTGGGTAGTCACTCAAGCAACTCTCATTCACTGCACGAAAAAACGCAAACCGTTATCTATTGTTTGCGTCAATTATATATTGAG tGATATTGAATATGGAGATGAGGTGTACAGCATATGTCAATTGGAAGCACGAAACTCTctcaataatttgaaaaaagctAAAACAGTTGACGAAGAGATAATAAGATCTtcagaaattcaaaataattatgattcaataaaatctaTAGAAAAAGTGTCATCTCCATCTATTCCATATCAATTAACAGAAGATGGTGATCTGATTGTATCTGAAGAACATGCTCGACCATTGGTTCCTGTAAGCTCAGAGATTGAAAACAAATTGACAGATTCAAAGAAATGGTTATTCCAG aaTAAACCTGTCATTGATTACAACTTGAATCAGACTCGTAGAAGCAAATTAGACAATTCTTCCATTGAATCTGTATTCGATCAAGACACTCCATTATCAATTGCAAATCGTTCGTCACCACACACAGCAACTGCAAGTATTTTCGCTCCACGAACTGAGGATATGAACAAAGGTTTCCTCACCTTCAGTGACGATCAACCAGGACTAACGA TGCTAAAAGATGAGCCAGAAGACCTTACTCATTTGGCTCCAACGCCGGGAGATGTTTGTGTTCCTCTTGAAGATACACCATTCCTTTCAGACATGCTTGATGAGTTTATGTTTGGTAGTGAAAACTATTGTACGCTGTTGAGCCCAATTATACCGACAGAACTTCCAGACTCTCACACTGAACTTATTGAAgatacaattaaaaaacatgATAATTTTGGAGATACTCTCGAGAATGACCCTTTTTTCTGTAGGAATTCAAGCCCGGTTCTCGATTCGTCTCAATCCTCTACAAACTTTTACTCACATTCGCCGAGTAAAAGCCCCGAGTTGTTCAGCACGAACTCACTACATAGTTCTGATATCGATAATGTGGCCGTTGGATCTGGAATTTCGGAAGATGAATTGCTTATGCTAAATATAGATGAAGTGATCGCTGATGATGAACTTGTGTCACGCGCACCTTATATTCCTATGTCTGACCAAGATGAGGCTTTACAGCTGCTGATCAGTGACAATATGGTGATGTGGGGACCGACACAACCTCCTGATAAATCTAACTG GAATATAAAGAGAGACCGTTCAGATTATTACAAAGAATCTAGTTTGGCGAAATTATTAAAGAACGATAATGATCAAGATAAACACGAGTATGTCATTGCAATGGATCCAGATCAGATGCTTGATCAGACTTCGAAAATtg GACACAAGCGATCCAATAAACGTCTGCACGAGACGTCTTCACTCAACACAGAAGACACGAATAAACGCatgaaatatcaaaatatgatGAGAGATACGTCTCCGACATCCATCACTGTCACAAAACCATCAGAAACAAATTTATCTCACGTCGTTGAATCCACGGCCGGTGTAAATGGTGTAAAACGAAAGAGTCCTCGTATtgatgacattaaaaattcaaacaataaacGAAGTAAAATGCGTTTACTGCAACAACTTATAGAAGAACATGAATTATCAACTACGATGAAATCTGGAAAATTAAATCATCTGGTTGATGGCATGGAACATTTTCAAAGGAACGATATCGCTGGCGACATCGACGGTGACAGTGAAAATCTACAGGAACGACAATCCAATAGCGTTCTAATGAACCTTCTCATCTCTGGTTGCGAT AAAATATATGTCGAGCTGCCGACGCTGCTGGAAGACATCAGCATAAATGGGGATCACTAA
- the LOC130675596 gene encoding hypoxia-inducible factor 1-alpha isoform X1, with product MMESKKKLKEKRRSNDKRKEKSRDAARCRRSRETDIFVNMAAALPISPDETAHLDKSSVMRLAIAYLKIRSVATALEKPLAKIESTIEGDEFFPQALDGFMLVLASNGDMVYLSENVSEYLGISQLDMMGQSVYDYSHPCDHDEIREFLLMKPKDIDEKCSCNFFIRLKCTLTNKGKKVNLKSASYKVIHCTGRPMVTSGIAMNDGKMNGESWETSSLGSEDQNECETETSQLSSGVALVMVGCPIPHPSNIEIPLGRQTFLSKHNLNMKFTYADERLAEHFGWSNNELIGKSIFELHHALDNHALDKSFKCLFSKGQCETVAYRFLGRTGGYAWVVTQATLIHCTKKRKPLSIVCVNYILSDIEYGDEVYSICQLEARNSLNNLKKAKTVDEEIIRSSEIQNNYDSIKSIEKVSSPSIPYQLTEDGDLIVSEEHARPLVPVSSEIENKLTDSKKWLFQNKPVIDYNLNQTRRSKLDNSSIESVFDQDTPLSIANRSSPHTATASIFAPRTEDMNKGFLTFSDDQPGLTMLKDEPEDLTHLAPTPGDVCVPLEDTPFLSDMLDEFMFGSENYCTLLSPIIPTELPDSHTELIEDTIKKHDNFGDTLENDPFFCRNSSPVLDSSQSSTNFYSHSPSKSPELFSTNSLHSSDIDNVAVGSGISEDELLMLNIDEVIADDELVSRAPYIPMSDQDEALQLLISDNMVMWGPTQPPDKSNWNIKRDRSDYYKESSLAKLLKNDNDQDKHEYVIAMDPDQMLDQTSKIGHKRSNKRLHETSSLNTEDTNKRMKYQNMMRDTSPTSITVTKPSETNLSHVVESTAGVNGVKRKSPRIDDIKNSNNKRSKMRLLQQLIEEHELSTTMKSGKLNHLVDGMEHFQRNDIAGDIDGDSENLQERQSNSVLMNLLISGCDVSAGYVCFVKPKSASKIIISK from the exons ATGATGGAgtccaaaaaaaagttgaaggaAAAAAGAAG GAGCAATGACAAAAGGAAAGAAAAATCACGAGATGCAGCGAGATGTCGGAGAAGTCGTGAAACAGATATCTTTGTAAACATGGCAGCAGCGTTACCTATTTCCCCTGATGAAACAGCTCACTTAGACAAATCAAGTGTGATGAGATTAGCAATcgcgtatttaaaaattcgtagtGTTGCCACTGCCTTAGAGAAACCTTTGGCAAAAATAGAATCAACAATTGAAGGGGACGAATTTTTCCCTCAAGCTTTGGATGGATTTATGCTAGTTCTTGCCAGCAATGGAGACATGGTTTATCTATCTGAGAATGTTAGTGAATATCTAGGAATCTCGCAGTTGGATATGATGGGCCAGAGTGTTTATGATTACAGTCATCCCTGTGATCATGATGAAATAAGAgagtttttattaatgaaaccCAAAGACATTGATGAAAAATgttcttgtaattttttcatacgacTCAAATGCACGTTAACTAATAAAGGGAAGAAAGTTAATCTCAAAAGTGCTTCTTACAAa GTAATTCATTGCACTGGGCGCCCAATGGTTACTTCTGGTATTGCGATGAATGACGGAAAAATGAATGGTGAATCCTGGGAAACATCTAGTTTAGGAAGTGAAGATCAAAATGAATGCGAAACAGAAACTTCGCAATTATCATCTGGTGTTGCATTAGTTATGGTGGGGTGCCCTATACCTCACCCAAGTAATATTGAGATACCTCTTGGACGTCAAACATTCTTATCTAAACACAATCTTAATATGAAGTTTACTTATGCTGATGAAAG ATTGGCAGAACATTTCGGCTGGAGTAATAATGAGTTGATCGGTAAATCAATTTTCGAACTTCATCATGCTCTTGATAACCATGCTCTTGACAAATCTTTTAAATGCC taTTCAGCAAAGGACAATGTGAAACTGTAGCATATCGATTTCTCGGCAGGACTGGTGGCTACGCGTGGGTAGTCACTCAAGCAACTCTCATTCACTGCACGAAAAAACGCAAACCGTTATCTATTGTTTGCGTCAATTATATATTGAG tGATATTGAATATGGAGATGAGGTGTACAGCATATGTCAATTGGAAGCACGAAACTCTctcaataatttgaaaaaagctAAAACAGTTGACGAAGAGATAATAAGATCTtcagaaattcaaaataattatgattcaataaaatctaTAGAAAAAGTGTCATCTCCATCTATTCCATATCAATTAACAGAAGATGGTGATCTGATTGTATCTGAAGAACATGCTCGACCATTGGTTCCTGTAAGCTCAGAGATTGAAAACAAATTGACAGATTCAAAGAAATGGTTATTCCAG aaTAAACCTGTCATTGATTACAACTTGAATCAGACTCGTAGAAGCAAATTAGACAATTCTTCCATTGAATCTGTATTCGATCAAGACACTCCATTATCAATTGCAAATCGTTCGTCACCACACACAGCAACTGCAAGTATTTTCGCTCCACGAACTGAGGATATGAACAAAGGTTTCCTCACCTTCAGTGACGATCAACCAGGACTAACGA TGCTAAAAGATGAGCCAGAAGACCTTACTCATTTGGCTCCAACGCCGGGAGATGTTTGTGTTCCTCTTGAAGATACACCATTCCTTTCAGACATGCTTGATGAGTTTATGTTTGGTAGTGAAAACTATTGTACGCTGTTGAGCCCAATTATACCGACAGAACTTCCAGACTCTCACACTGAACTTATTGAAgatacaattaaaaaacatgATAATTTTGGAGATACTCTCGAGAATGACCCTTTTTTCTGTAGGAATTCAAGCCCGGTTCTCGATTCGTCTCAATCCTCTACAAACTTTTACTCACATTCGCCGAGTAAAAGCCCCGAGTTGTTCAGCACGAACTCACTACATAGTTCTGATATCGATAATGTGGCCGTTGGATCTGGAATTTCGGAAGATGAATTGCTTATGCTAAATATAGATGAAGTGATCGCTGATGATGAACTTGTGTCACGCGCACCTTATATTCCTATGTCTGACCAAGATGAGGCTTTACAGCTGCTGATCAGTGACAATATGGTGATGTGGGGACCGACACAACCTCCTGATAAATCTAACTG GAATATAAAGAGAGACCGTTCAGATTATTACAAAGAATCTAGTTTGGCGAAATTATTAAAGAACGATAATGATCAAGATAAACACGAGTATGTCATTGCAATGGATCCAGATCAGATGCTTGATCAGACTTCGAAAATtg GACACAAGCGATCCAATAAACGTCTGCACGAGACGTCTTCACTCAACACAGAAGACACGAATAAACGCatgaaatatcaaaatatgatGAGAGATACGTCTCCGACATCCATCACTGTCACAAAACCATCAGAAACAAATTTATCTCACGTCGTTGAATCCACGGCCGGTGTAAATGGTGTAAAACGAAAGAGTCCTCGTATtgatgacattaaaaattcaaacaataaacGAAGTAAAATGCGTTTACTGCAACAACTTATAGAAGAACATGAATTATCAACTACGATGAAATCTGGAAAATTAAATCATCTGGTTGATGGCATGGAACATTTTCAAAGGAACGATATCGCTGGCGACATCGACGGTGACAGTGAAAATCTACAGGAACGACAATCCAATAGCGTTCTAATGAACCTTCTCATCTCTGGTTGCGATGTGAGTGCGGGTTATGTTTGTTTCGTTAAACCAAAATCTGcttctaaaataattattagtaaataa
- the LOC130675596 gene encoding hypoxia-inducible factor 1-alpha isoform X3, translating to MMESKKKLKEKRRSNDKRKEKSRDAARCRRSRETDIFVNMAAALPISPDETAHLDKSSVMRLAIAYLKIRSVATALEKPLAKIESTIEGDEFFPQALDGFMLVLASNGDMVYLSENVSEYLGISQLDMMGQSVYDYSHPCDHDEIREFLLMKPKDIDEKCSCNFFIRLKCTLTNKGKKVNLKSASYKVIHCTGRPMVTSGIAMNDGKMNGESWETSSLGSEDQNECETETSQLSSGVALVMVGCPIPHPSNIEIPLGRQTFLSKHNLNMKFTYADERLAEHFGWSNNELIGKSIFELHHALDNHALDKSFKCLFSKGQCETVAYRFLGRTGGYAWVVTQATLIHCTKKRKPLSIVCVNYILSDIEYGDEVYSICQLEARNSLNNLKKAKTVDEEIIRSSEIQNNYDSIKSIEKVSSPSIPYQLTEDGDLIVSEEHARPLVPVSSEIENKLTDSKKWLFQNKPVIDYNLNQTRRSKLDNSSIESVFDQDTPLSIANRSSPHTATASIFAPRTEDMNKGFLTFSDDQPGLTMLKDEPEDLTHLAPTPGDVCVPLEDTPFLSDMLDEFMFGSENYCTLLSPIIPTELPDSHTELIEDTIKKHDNFGDTLENDPFFCRNSSPVLDSSQSSTNFYSHSPSKSPELFSTNSLHSSDIDNVAVGSGISEDELLMLNIDEVIADDELVSRAPYIPMSDQDEALQLLISDNMVMWGPTQPPDKSNWNIKRDRSDYYKESSLAKLLKNDNDQDKHEYVIAMDPDQMLDQTSKIGHKRSNKRLHETSSLNTEDTNKRMKYQNMMRDTSPTSITVTKPSETNLSHVVESTAGVNGVKRKSPRIDDIKNSNNKRSKMRLLQQLIEEHELSTTMKSGKLNHLVDGMEHFQRNDIAGDIDGDSENLQERQSNSVLMNLLISGCDCSCAS from the exons ATGATGGAgtccaaaaaaaagttgaaggaAAAAAGAAG GAGCAATGACAAAAGGAAAGAAAAATCACGAGATGCAGCGAGATGTCGGAGAAGTCGTGAAACAGATATCTTTGTAAACATGGCAGCAGCGTTACCTATTTCCCCTGATGAAACAGCTCACTTAGACAAATCAAGTGTGATGAGATTAGCAATcgcgtatttaaaaattcgtagtGTTGCCACTGCCTTAGAGAAACCTTTGGCAAAAATAGAATCAACAATTGAAGGGGACGAATTTTTCCCTCAAGCTTTGGATGGATTTATGCTAGTTCTTGCCAGCAATGGAGACATGGTTTATCTATCTGAGAATGTTAGTGAATATCTAGGAATCTCGCAGTTGGATATGATGGGCCAGAGTGTTTATGATTACAGTCATCCCTGTGATCATGATGAAATAAGAgagtttttattaatgaaaccCAAAGACATTGATGAAAAATgttcttgtaattttttcatacgacTCAAATGCACGTTAACTAATAAAGGGAAGAAAGTTAATCTCAAAAGTGCTTCTTACAAa GTAATTCATTGCACTGGGCGCCCAATGGTTACTTCTGGTATTGCGATGAATGACGGAAAAATGAATGGTGAATCCTGGGAAACATCTAGTTTAGGAAGTGAAGATCAAAATGAATGCGAAACAGAAACTTCGCAATTATCATCTGGTGTTGCATTAGTTATGGTGGGGTGCCCTATACCTCACCCAAGTAATATTGAGATACCTCTTGGACGTCAAACATTCTTATCTAAACACAATCTTAATATGAAGTTTACTTATGCTGATGAAAG ATTGGCAGAACATTTCGGCTGGAGTAATAATGAGTTGATCGGTAAATCAATTTTCGAACTTCATCATGCTCTTGATAACCATGCTCTTGACAAATCTTTTAAATGCC taTTCAGCAAAGGACAATGTGAAACTGTAGCATATCGATTTCTCGGCAGGACTGGTGGCTACGCGTGGGTAGTCACTCAAGCAACTCTCATTCACTGCACGAAAAAACGCAAACCGTTATCTATTGTTTGCGTCAATTATATATTGAG tGATATTGAATATGGAGATGAGGTGTACAGCATATGTCAATTGGAAGCACGAAACTCTctcaataatttgaaaaaagctAAAACAGTTGACGAAGAGATAATAAGATCTtcagaaattcaaaataattatgattcaataaaatctaTAGAAAAAGTGTCATCTCCATCTATTCCATATCAATTAACAGAAGATGGTGATCTGATTGTATCTGAAGAACATGCTCGACCATTGGTTCCTGTAAGCTCAGAGATTGAAAACAAATTGACAGATTCAAAGAAATGGTTATTCCAG aaTAAACCTGTCATTGATTACAACTTGAATCAGACTCGTAGAAGCAAATTAGACAATTCTTCCATTGAATCTGTATTCGATCAAGACACTCCATTATCAATTGCAAATCGTTCGTCACCACACACAGCAACTGCAAGTATTTTCGCTCCACGAACTGAGGATATGAACAAAGGTTTCCTCACCTTCAGTGACGATCAACCAGGACTAACGA TGCTAAAAGATGAGCCAGAAGACCTTACTCATTTGGCTCCAACGCCGGGAGATGTTTGTGTTCCTCTTGAAGATACACCATTCCTTTCAGACATGCTTGATGAGTTTATGTTTGGTAGTGAAAACTATTGTACGCTGTTGAGCCCAATTATACCGACAGAACTTCCAGACTCTCACACTGAACTTATTGAAgatacaattaaaaaacatgATAATTTTGGAGATACTCTCGAGAATGACCCTTTTTTCTGTAGGAATTCAAGCCCGGTTCTCGATTCGTCTCAATCCTCTACAAACTTTTACTCACATTCGCCGAGTAAAAGCCCCGAGTTGTTCAGCACGAACTCACTACATAGTTCTGATATCGATAATGTGGCCGTTGGATCTGGAATTTCGGAAGATGAATTGCTTATGCTAAATATAGATGAAGTGATCGCTGATGATGAACTTGTGTCACGCGCACCTTATATTCCTATGTCTGACCAAGATGAGGCTTTACAGCTGCTGATCAGTGACAATATGGTGATGTGGGGACCGACACAACCTCCTGATAAATCTAACTG GAATATAAAGAGAGACCGTTCAGATTATTACAAAGAATCTAGTTTGGCGAAATTATTAAAGAACGATAATGATCAAGATAAACACGAGTATGTCATTGCAATGGATCCAGATCAGATGCTTGATCAGACTTCGAAAATtg GACACAAGCGATCCAATAAACGTCTGCACGAGACGTCTTCACTCAACACAGAAGACACGAATAAACGCatgaaatatcaaaatatgatGAGAGATACGTCTCCGACATCCATCACTGTCACAAAACCATCAGAAACAAATTTATCTCACGTCGTTGAATCCACGGCCGGTGTAAATGGTGTAAAACGAAAGAGTCCTCGTATtgatgacattaaaaattcaaacaataaacGAAGTAAAATGCGTTTACTGCAACAACTTATAGAAGAACATGAATTATCAACTACGATGAAATCTGGAAAATTAAATCATCTGGTTGATGGCATGGAACATTTTCAAAGGAACGATATCGCTGGCGACATCGACGGTGACAGTGAAAATCTACAGGAACGACAATCCAATAGCGTTCTAATGAACCTTCTCATCTCTGGTTGCGAT TGTTCATGCGCGAGTTGA